The following coding sequences are from one Gemmatimonadota bacterium window:
- a CDS encoding phytanoyl-CoA dioxygenase family protein: protein MTPEEQKAFFFDQGYLVVEDVVSSQELAECEEEIHKLHVLAADLAANGDKRSGSFQREPYARDKEQDGLPVLRKIEQTRDFSNVFKNLAAHSKLVPVVQNLIGLDLLLFRSTLMLKPAFHGSSHGFHQDSAYWPMEPPALVTVSIALTDASSENGCIRVIPESHKWGMQKWGDIARPQDAKLTDRKNLDISQAIEVPLKAGTALLFHSLCVHGSGPNNSPRPRHTALYAYFPPTVRYMARGRDSSRTFPVISGLEGRKEVTMVAESAA, encoded by the coding sequence ATGACACCCGAAGAACAGAAAGCATTTTTTTTCGACCAGGGCTATCTCGTGGTTGAAGATGTGGTGTCGTCCCAAGAGTTGGCCGAGTGTGAAGAAGAAATTCACAAATTACACGTGCTGGCAGCAGATTTGGCAGCCAATGGCGATAAGCGTTCGGGCAGTTTTCAGCGCGAGCCTTATGCAAGGGACAAAGAGCAAGATGGCTTGCCCGTGTTGCGAAAGATCGAACAGACGCGCGATTTTTCCAATGTGTTCAAGAATTTGGCTGCACATTCCAAACTCGTGCCCGTGGTTCAGAATCTGATTGGTCTCGATTTGTTGTTGTTTCGCAGTACGCTTATGCTCAAGCCCGCGTTTCACGGGTCTTCGCATGGTTTTCATCAAGATTCGGCGTACTGGCCGATGGAGCCGCCCGCGCTTGTCACGGTGAGTATTGCATTGACAGATGCCAGTTCGGAGAATGGGTGCATTCGAGTGATTCCCGAGAGTCACAAGTGGGGCATGCAGAAATGGGGCGATATTGCGCGGCCTCAAGATGCAAAGTTGACAGATCGAAAAAATTTGGATATCTCACAGGCTATTGAGGTGCCTCTCAAGGCGGGAACAGCCCTCTTGTTTCACAGTTTGTGTGTACACGGTTCTGGTCCCAATAATTCACCTCGCCCGAGGCATACGGCACTCTACGCCTATTTTCCACCTACTGTGCGTTATATGGCGCGGGGAAGGGATTCATCGCGCACATTTCCGGTAATCTCCGGATTAGAAGGCAGGAAAGAAGTAACGATGGTGGCTGAATCGGCGGCTTAA
- a CDS encoding carbohydrate kinase: protein MRRGPPSVVAIGAVLWDVFPDGERLGGAPANFAVHAAALGARSAMVSCVGDDARGKTALEILSGRGVATDAMQVHAYRPTGSVNVTLVDGQPTYEIVEGVAWDAITWCSELAPIAQSAHALCFGTIDQREAQSRRAIINFLDAASPDCLRVFDINFRQHYHTDEIVRESLTRADVLKLNDEEVVLLRDYVGGEEDVDAFLTGIRARFDLQCVILTLGEQGCWVVSEGGICQAVGKRQQVVNTVGAGDAFTAAFVMHLLAGAPMQICAEQANAVGGFVTTQDSGMPTLPAHFRVF from the coding sequence ATGCGCCGTGGTCCGCCTTCTGTGGTCGCTATCGGTGCCGTGTTGTGGGATGTGTTTCCCGATGGCGAGCGATTGGGGGGTGCGCCGGCAAATTTTGCCGTGCACGCGGCTGCTTTGGGCGCGCGTTCTGCCATGGTGAGTTGCGTGGGAGACGATGCGCGGGGCAAGACAGCACTTGAGATTTTGAGCGGAAGAGGCGTGGCTACAGATGCCATGCAAGTGCATGCCTATCGACCAACGGGTAGCGTGAACGTGACCCTTGTAGATGGGCAGCCTACTTATGAAATTGTCGAAGGCGTGGCGTGGGATGCGATTACATGGTGCTCAGAATTGGCACCGATAGCGCAATCTGCTCACGCCTTGTGTTTTGGGACGATAGATCAACGCGAGGCGCAGAGCCGTCGGGCAATTATAAATTTTTTGGATGCGGCGTCGCCGGATTGCCTGCGCGTGTTCGATATTAATTTTCGACAGCACTATCACACTGATGAGATTGTGCGGGAATCTCTGACACGTGCTGATGTGCTGAAGTTAAATGACGAGGAAGTCGTCCTGCTGCGCGATTATGTAGGTGGGGAAGAAGATGTGGATGCTTTTTTGACAGGTATTCGCGCGCGGTTTGACCTGCAATGTGTGATTTTGACGCTGGGAGAACAGGGGTGCTGGGTTGTGAGTGAAGGTGGGATTTGTCAGGCGGTGGGGAAAAGACAGCAGGTCGTGAATACGGTGGGTGCTGGCGATGCTTTTACGGCGGCATTTGTCATGCATTTACTCGCTGGCGCACCGATGCAGATATGCGCCGAACAAGCCAATGCCGTTGGCGGTTTTGTTACGACACAGGATAGTGGAATGCCGACTTTGCCCGCGCATTTTCGGGTTTTTTAG
- a CDS encoding Gfo/Idh/MocA family oxidoreductase, with protein sequence MSKEKIRLGLIGCGGNMQRAHLPRLKADGGVEIIGVADPDESQAEALMEAWGSEASFYEDYRQLVRNEALDAMLISSPHALHYEHARLSLQKGLHVLVEKPLTVASRQTKSLINLSDKLKLYLVVAYQRNYMAPHVYARELIRQGELGELRGVVAYVTQNWGRIRGWRLDPELSGGGMFMDTGSHLVASVLWITGLEPVEVSAFAENAGKAVDTNMVVNVRFKGGGAGTLNTFGNAAHHDERIAIHGSKGCLVFHLHQWRVQSVLLNDKPLDIPPHIQEMTPDQAFFDLIRNDGVGYSPPDFALQVARLSEAAYRSASAKKAVKVSR encoded by the coding sequence ATGTCAAAAGAGAAAATTCGCCTCGGTTTGATCGGATGTGGCGGCAACATGCAACGAGCGCATTTGCCCCGTTTGAAAGCAGATGGCGGCGTGGAGATTATCGGCGTGGCCGATCCCGATGAGAGCCAGGCGGAAGCATTAATGGAGGCGTGGGGCAGTGAGGCGTCGTTTTATGAAGATTATCGCCAACTCGTGCGGAATGAGGCTCTCGATGCTATGCTGATCAGTTCACCCCACGCGCTGCATTATGAGCACGCCCGCCTGTCTTTGCAAAAGGGCTTGCACGTTCTGGTTGAGAAGCCCCTTACTGTTGCGTCTCGGCAGACCAAGTCGCTGATCAATTTGTCGGATAAATTGAAATTGTATCTGGTGGTGGCCTATCAACGCAATTATATGGCTCCCCACGTTTATGCGCGTGAATTGATTCGGCAGGGTGAACTCGGAGAGTTGCGCGGCGTGGTGGCCTATGTGACGCAAAATTGGGGACGTATCCGCGGCTGGCGTTTGGATCCCGAGCTGTCGGGGGGTGGCATGTTTATGGATACGGGTAGCCATCTCGTCGCCTCTGTGTTGTGGATTACGGGATTGGAGCCTGTGGAGGTCTCGGCTTTTGCGGAGAATGCGGGAAAAGCTGTGGATACCAATATGGTGGTCAATGTGCGTTTCAAAGGTGGCGGGGCGGGAACGCTGAATACCTTTGGCAATGCGGCGCATCACGATGAGCGAATCGCCATTCACGGAAGCAAGGGCTGTCTGGTATTCCATTTGCACCAGTGGCGAGTACAGTCGGTTTTGCTGAATGACAAACCACTCGATATTCCACCGCATATTCAGGAGATGACGCCCGATCAGGCATTTTTTGATCTGATCCGCAACGATGGCGTGGGGTATTCGCCGCCGGATTTCGCTTTGCAGGTCGCTCGCTTGTCCGAGGCCGCTTATCGCTCGGCTTCTGCAAAAAAGGCAGTGAAGGTGTCGCGGTAA
- a CDS encoding DUF4249 family protein, with the protein MGSFTFRCLTYLIGAMSGLSFLMSSIQMWSRCCRSCRLWGSILIFKRSMMKYFVLMVGCLAVLVGCEAERDPSSLFGPDASRVLVVDALLIVDKPLPQVLVSETVKANVGYSERWAGVGDAEVVITQGEQTFVYRPSSGFSSGSYRPPLNAPLVLPNTTYNLRVRSQGREATAQTITPGRFDIREAALIDDQTLEVIRPLNRYEDGNVQENRVVYQEGLLEMRFDPLPASGYHIAIESLDPESDFVVYSDLVDEDERADFERYGSSPAFEATDGIVRFPWFAVAYAGPHVIRIYAVDKNWFDLIRSVPEFFQDDDGNAFQPGGLAGDNFERPLFNVDGGIGIFGSASVDSVGFEVLPRPSQ; encoded by the coding sequence ATGGGGAGTTTTACGTTCAGGTGTTTAACGTATTTAATCGGCGCAATGAGTGGTTTGTCATTTTTGATGAGTTCGATCCAGATGTGGTCAAGATGTTGCCGATCGTGCCGACTCTGGGGATCAATTTTAATTTTTAAGAGGAGTATGATGAAATATTTCGTTTTGATGGTGGGCTGCCTGGCCGTGCTGGTGGGATGTGAGGCCGAGCGCGATCCATCGAGTCTTTTTGGCCCCGATGCTTCGCGTGTTCTGGTTGTGGATGCGCTGTTGATTGTCGATAAACCCCTGCCTCAGGTGCTGGTTAGTGAGACAGTAAAAGCAAATGTGGGTTATTCTGAACGCTGGGCAGGTGTAGGCGATGCCGAGGTCGTGATCACTCAGGGGGAACAGACGTTTGTGTACCGCCCGAGTTCGGGTTTTTCCTCTGGGTCTTATCGTCCCCCGCTCAATGCCCCGCTCGTTTTGCCAAATACAACTTATAATCTGCGCGTGCGATCACAGGGTAGGGAAGCCACAGCGCAGACGATCACACCGGGTAGATTCGATATTCGGGAGGCGGCATTAATAGATGATCAGACACTCGAGGTCATCCGTCCTTTGAATAGATATGAAGATGGCAATGTGCAGGAGAATCGTGTTGTCTATCAAGAAGGCCTTCTGGAAATGCGATTTGATCCGCTTCCTGCCAGTGGCTACCATATTGCAATTGAGAGCCTGGATCCAGAATCGGATTTTGTGGTTTATTCCGATTTGGTCGATGAAGATGAGAGGGCGGATTTTGAACGATATGGCAGTTCGCCGGCATTTGAGGCCACAGATGGCATCGTGCGCTTCCCCTGGTTTGCGGTGGCATATGCCGGGCCTCATGTCATTCGCATTTATGCGGTTGACAAGAACTGGTTTGATTTGATTCGCTCTGTGCCCGAGTTTTTTCAAGATGATGATGGGAATGCGTTTCAGCCTGGCGGCCTGGCGGGTGACAATTTCGAGCGTCCGCTGTTTAACGTTGATGGGGGCATAGGGATTTTTGGCTCGGCGTCCGTGGATTCGGTGGGTTTTGAGGTGCTGCCCCGCCCTTCGCAATAA